The genome window aatctgccagacAGTGatagagacccaggtttgatccctgggttgggaagagcccctggagaaggaaatggcaacccactctggtattcttgcctggagaatgccatggacggaggaccctggtggactacagtccatggggtcacgaaagagtcagacacgacttagtgactgaacaacaagtagcCATGTTaccaaagtaaaaagaaacaagggAAGTTAACTTCCGGATATTTTACTAAGCCCAGTATATCCCAATGTATAGGCAGTAGAGAAATTATTAGAGGACtgttacattctttttttcatactaaATCTTCAACATTTGATGTGTATTTGAAACTAACAGCACATTTTAATTCAGACTCGTTGCGTATGTTCAATATACATCTAGTGGTTGCTGAATTGGAAAGTGCAAGTTGAAAGGATTAggtaatacataaaattttagcaTCCATCTGTGCATCAATAGCAACGACAATAATAATACTGAGCTCTTGGGCTCTCTGAGGCCTTTCAGATCCATGGGGAGGCTGTCCTTCTTCACCCTCCTTAGCCTGCAACCCTTGTCTCCCAGGCCAGGGTGGTCATAACACACTAGTCCTCGACTCTCATGTTCTGGATTCTTCTCAGCCTACAAAGTCGGCATGATTCCCCATTTCACAGTCTGGGCAGCTGAGGCTCAGAGCGATCGTGTGGCTTCCTCAGGTTGCACAGCTGGATGCAGCAGAGGAGATACTGGAGCTCAGATCTCCTGACCCATCCGTGGTCGAGTCAGTGAGCATCAACCCTGAATTGAGCCCATGGAATCTGAGCCCTGCTGGGCCTCCCTCCCTTGGCTTTGTCTGCTTTGTGTGGCTAATCCCCAGCCTGGGAGAGAGGGCCATGTTGACCCAGCCAGTGCTGAGCACGTAGATTCTCCAGCTGCCCTTCCTGGGAGCCTGCTGCCCTGAGCCCAGCTCTTCAGCCAGAGGCAGCTCCCAGGGGAAGTACATCTGACCCTGAGTTCTCTTTGCAATCATAAAAGGTGGCAGCTGCCCCCTATCCCCACCTGCTTCCCAGTTAGCACTGGCTATGAAGCTGCGGGCAGTCTTATCATTTTGCCGAGCTTCATTTTTCCTGATGGGGATTCTGCCAGCCTGTCCCTGAGCTGATGAGAGGACCAGATGAGGCAAGCGGGGTAAAGTCTTCTTAAGAGGTATCCCGAGGGAGAGGAAAGCTCAGAACCTATGAGGGCTTAAGAAAAGGGCATGGGTGTGCGTAGTTTTACGGGTGAAGTGTGGGTGCAGGGTGGTACTGACAAGGGCAGGAGAAGCTTGAGCAGCATGGCTTACCTAGCATCTTGCTATTCCTACTGTGGCCCACAGACCAGTGGCACCAGAACAGTGCTCCGATGGAGACCGCATCAGACAGGCCTGGGCTACAGGTTCAGCTCTGCCACCCACCCACTCGGGATCCTTACAGCATGTCCCTCAGTTAATATGATTACCCCTCCCACACACAGAGCAAATATGGTATACTAACCACTATGCTCCTCTGAATCCTTCCAACAACCCCATGAGGTAGGTTCTGGctttatttcccattttacagacggggaaattgaggctcagagaggtgaaatgcTGCCTCAAGGTCTCACAGCCGGTCACTGGAGCTGGGACTATCGGACTCTATGTTTGCTTCGTGATTTCCAAGCACAGAACCCTTCAGCATCTGTCGAGGCTCTGTgagtcctctccccaccccactgccctgTCTTCCCTCTTCCCCGTCATGATGAGGGTCTGATTCTCTCCTGTTGCAGATCATCATCTTTGAGCAGGAGAACTTCCAGGGTCACTCGCATGAGCTCAACGGGCCCTGCCCCAACCTGAAGGAGACTGGCGTGGAGAAGGCGGGCTCCGTCCTGGTGCAGGCTGGACCGTATGTACCTGGGCGGGGGGAGGGCCTCATCGGTCAGGGGCTACCGGGCAAGGCGGCCGCACTGTGGAGCTGGAGGGATCTGTCCTGAGCTGCTAGACTGTGCGATCAGGGGACCAGGATTTGGGGTCTTGGCAGCCTTCGGAGAGAGCTTGAGTTTTGAAGGCAGACAGAGAGCTCGGTTTCAAACCCTGGTTCCACCACTTCTGTGCCATTGAACCAGGAGcttccctctctgggtctcagtttcctcctctgtaggGCAAGTCTAACTGTGTCCTCCTGGGGATGATGCGACGGAGCCCGTGTGAAAAGCCTGACACCCAGGTCAGCCACTTCCTTGAGGCAGGGTGATGGACACGGTGACTCCCATGGACTTTGGCAGAGCTGCCAGTCTCTGACTCTGGGACTGTCCTCACTCTGCTGGGAGGTCTAAAGCTGGATGTCCCAGCTCTGCGtccatccctcccttccctgTTCCTGATGATAACTTGGTCTTAGTAGACTCGCTGACACATTTGGGGGCCAGCAGTCTTGGGACCCCATACCCAAGAAAGAAGGGGGGGTGACTGGTCTGGTCGGACAGAGTCATGCTCAGGTCACATAGTTGAGCACAGCCTTCAGGGTCCTGTCTTTGTGGTTCCCCAGTGGTTCCTTCTTTGCAAGAGCCTCCGGAATCAGGTGGCCACCAGTGACACCCAGCCAGCGGGTCAGTGAGTCTGGTGTGGGTCCTGAGTGACCCGCCCCACACCTCAGGGTTCACAGGGCATTCTGCAGAGAGTGATGGCCCTGCTTGAATCAGAGTCTCTGGTGGACGACACAGCCAAAGGAACggccccacccagccccaccaACCTGACGCACTCAGGACACCAGCCTGCCTAGGACCATGTCTTCATGGACAGCTGAGGTTTAGACCATTGAAGAACcacatctgattttctttttttagtatttggATGGCAGAATTTCTCAAATAGACTTTAcacttctctgctttctttttaaaaatttatctttgatatttttattgttcatTGTTTAACATTAAGGAGAAATGGCTTAGTGCAAAAAACCCCATATGACTCTAATCTTACTACTCAGAAGTAACCATTAAGATTTTGACTTTTGTTTGTATATACTTAGATTTTTCTCTGTATGTGTTTCACcaaatatatattagaaatacaTTTAATCAGAAGTCAGATCATGCTTTACAAACTGTTTTATAACTCATTTTGAAAACTTTGCAAGATATCTCAAATTCTTTCTGTGTCATTAAGGAGCATTTTATGTCTATGTTTTTGAAAGAGCTGTTTAGAGCTAAATCTGCCTCAGTCACAGAAGAGGGAGGCTTTGAAGTACATGTTCTtgggccccctccctgccccattgAAGCAGACTCTTGGGTCtggagcccaggaatctgcattgcACAAACCCGCCTAGTGATGTTTCTGTCCAGTTAAATTTGAGACCCTGTGTTCTAGCTCATTATTTTTCATGCCTTTTTAACACCACATTACAGAATATTACCCAGTTTCCTCGACCAGGCCCTGCCGATTGGCTGTGTAAGTTGTTTCTATTATTTGATATTATGAACAACAACATGATAAACATTCTTACCCATATGTCTGCAAGCTCTTGACCAATGTTTTCTAAGGACACGTGACCTAAAGCAGAATTGCTAGATCAAGAGGGCAGGCATACTCTTCTAAAAGCAGCAAGAAACACCATCTCCTTTTCTCTTAAGGACTTAGATCGCTGTCCTGAGCAGCAGTTACTGTGTCAGGCTGGATTGTTAGCCTCTGTGATGAACTGCCCCCAAACACCAGGCATCATGAAACCATGCCGCCTTTTTCTGACTATGCCCTTTCCTCTATTAGCCATGCCCTGTTGGCAGGCAATCCTTCCTTTTAAGGTACTATTTCTCTCCTAGTGGATCTAAGACTGTTGGTGTTCTGTCTGTACAAAATGAGTCCAGAGACCACCAtcaagaacaaaagaggaaaagatccAGAGAGAATGGGTATGAACAAGGTGTGTGAGCTTGAGAAGCAGTGATGTTCTGGAGCCTGTTCTCAGTGGTGAAAGCCAACAGGGCACATTTGTTCCCAGCTCCGTGTGCAGTGATATCACATGTAGGGCTTGAAATCGGCCACGTCCATGGAAACTGGCAAGctggatttgttttgtttttgagagcTCCTTGTTAATTCACCAGTATACCACTGGCCCCAGGACATGGATTCTGAACATCTGTGCTTGTTGCTAGGTCATCTTTTAGgcttcctttgtatttcttgactgtgTTCCAGATGATTGAAGCCAGCATGGTGCTGGGTTTTGAATAACTGAGGTGACGCTGCCCTTGGATTCACTGTGCTTCGGTTTAGATGAGGCTGCTGCTCATTGTGATGAGCTGGGAAACTGTGAACTCTGGAGCCTGAGGGAGGAGCCAGGGTCCCACCAGAGGAAGTCTGGAGTAAGCCTGACCTGTTGTCTCTGTGTCTCTACTGCAGCTGGGTGGGCTATGAACAGGCCAACTGCAAAGGGGAGCAGTTCGTGTTTGAGAAGGGTGAGTACCCACGCTGGGACTCGTGGACCAGCAGTCGGAGGACGGACTCGCTCAGCTCCCTGAGGCCCATCAAAGTGGTGAGCCCCCGTCCCTCATCGTCTTCCTCTCTTTGCCCTGCTTAGAGCCAGAGGTCTAGGGACTAGGAAGGAGCCTTCCCCCCTGGCATCATGCCCCCAGCCATGTGACCTTGCATAAGTCActtcacctccctgagcctcagtttctgcatctgcaaAGTGGGGATATTAGTATCAACGGCGTAGCCTGAGTGTGGCCACAGTGCACAACTTCAGGGGCTTCAGGCTTCATTCAAAATGCTCCATGGGGTGCCATTCACATTCTAGTCTACGTGGACAGTGCTCTTCAGGTCTATGCAACTCCTGTCACAGAGCAATTGCTCCCTAATGATTGCTGCTGTAAATACTCAGAGAAATTCTGGGTTTGGGGGTGGAGGAGAAGATAGCTTATTCTTGTTCATAGCTCATGCCCTTGTGACCATTCAGAGCTTCTCGGATCCTGATTCTTACTGGTGTGTGGTCTGCGAGGGCTAAGGACCAGTGTTGCTCAGTTACACTTGCAAACCTCCCAGCCCAGCCTACTTCCCCCTGCTTGATGCCAAATCAAACAACACTGGACTTAGCATTCTACAGACCTGAGTTCCTCTGCTGACTCTAGTCCTTCTGGCTGTgcgtgtgaccttggccaagtcactttctctgaggctcagttttttcatctgccaaatagcactcagttgtgtctgactctctgggatccccatggactgtggcccaccaggctcctctgtccatggaattctccgggcaagcataccggagtgggtagccactcccttctccgggggattgacccgacccagggatcgaccctgggtctcctgcattgtgggcagattctttactgtctgagccaagagTAGCTTAAAGAAAGAATGCTAGACGGAGAGGAAGAATGTCAGAGGAACAGGAGAATGGGAAGGTATGTGGAGGTGAAGGAAAGCCAAAATATTGTGTCTACTAGAGGCACGATATGcctatgcatatgtatgtatcatggctaccatttatttttaaaaaggggagtTGAGGCTGTGGGAGGGAAAAATGCCATTTCAGAGTCAAGTACTCCCCACAGTAGAAGCTGAGTGAATGCTACATGAAGTAGCCCAGTAGAATGACCACTGTGGCTGGCCAATGGCATCGACACTTGAGTGGTAGGGGTCTCGGGCAGGCGGCTGCAGGCGGAGCGTGCTGGTCCCAACTCCAGGGCACCCTGGGTGCCCTCACCCACACTCCCACTCCCCCGCTCCCCATCCACAGGACAGCCAGGAGCATAAGATCACCCTGTATGAGAACCCCAACTTCACGGGGAAGAAGATGGAGGTGATAGACGATGACGTGCCCAGCTTCCACGCCCACGGCTACCAGGAGAAGGTGTCTTCCGTGCGTGTGCAGAGCGGCACGTGAGTACACGCCCTGCCCCAGGGGCCCAGGCTCCGAGCTGCCGAGCCCTGCTCTGCCCCGAGCTCACCCTGCCCCAGCGGCCCAGGCTCCGAGCTGCCGAGCCCTGCTCTGCCCTGAGCTCTGGGGGTCTTGTACATTCCCGACCCCTGCCTTCCCATTGGAAAATGGGCATTGAAATCATCAGACGCCTGCATGTGGCTTTCAGTCCCTGTTTCATCCTGACCTGCCTTTTGGGCAACACCTTGCTTTTGAAAGAGAGAAATCATGGCCTTAACCTCAACTCTGAAGAGCAGGATAGTAAATgttgggtgggggcagggtaaGGCAGAGGcgggggggggaggtggggggagatcAGAAGGCTAGGAATGAATCGAGGGGTCTTTACAGAGCTGAGAGAGACAGGAAGCGCAGCACATGCTGGCCTTTCTCTGCATGCATTCCTGAGGTTGGAAATAGGAGGTTCTCCACCAAATTAAATTTCTTCGGCACGTAAACCTCAGTCACCAGCATTGGGGAATTTCTCACTGTGAAAAACGTGGATTCTATGGGGAATCTGAAGATGGACTTCGGGCAGTGGTTTGCCTGAGCCAGCTTGTACCAGCTTGCAAAAGCTGACTTAACTTTTCAGAATTTACCGTGAGCCAGTTGTTTAATCATTGGTAACTTGAAATAAGCCATTGTAGACCTATGTACACCACAGAGATTGGAAAGTGTtataaacaaaacttttttttccgcCCCAAGAGCACTAGTTTCCCAGTATATACTGGCTTTCTGGGGCTTGTCAAACGCTTAGAGTGTGCACAGTTCTGTATTCCTGAGCCCGGTCACTTACTCATCCCATTGGTTCAATTTGTCAAGTGATGTCATATGCCAGACACCATGATAGGTGATCAGTAATTCAAGGTAGGTTAAAGAGACCTGGCCTCGATCTTGTGTAGCTAAAGGTCTGGTTGGAGGCAACTGTTCATAATTAGGAATCCATGCAAATCTAGTCTCCTTCCTTAAAGAAGGGGCTCTTGAGCTGAGGTCTCAAGAAAGCAGGAACTGTAGAGGTAAAGAGAAGGAAGGATGCCCCAGCCAGAATGGCATGTGCAAGCGTCCTGtggtgggaggagcctggtgagtcccCTGGGCTCTGCAGGGGACAGAGTGGTTGGGCTGCAGAGACACAGTGGCTGGAGTGAGTGTGAGAGGCAGAGCTGGAGGTGTCCACAGGGGCTGGCCAGGCAGGTTCGTGGGGGCCAGGCCTGTGTGATGCCTCCTGGGGAGAAGACTGTAACAGTTGTCAGGTGCCCAGTGAGTGACCCCCTAAATGGTGATGGCTTCAAATGGTGGCAGGATCCCGGAGGGGTCCTGGGACCTTTGCTGCTGCCCTTTGGCCTTGCTGGGGATTGGGCAGGAGGCCTGTCTTACTCTAAGCTTAGGTGAGCTTGAGATCACTGCTTCCTCTGATCCCAGTGCCAGGCCTGCATCTGGGAatttccctggggtccagtggttaagacttagtcTTCCAGTGCTGGGGGGATGGGTTTGATGTGTGATCAGGGCGCTAAGATACCATaggcctcagggccaaaaaacagaaacgtaaaacagaagcagtattataacaaattcagtaaggactttaaaaaaatggtccacttaaaaaaaaatctttaaaaaatagttgcttCTAGAGGTAGCGAGCTCCGCATCGAGGGGAGGAAGAAAGCAGAGGCTGGACCCGGGAAGGGTGGTGGTGCTCTGCTCAACACCCAGGTAGTGTGGGATGATTGGGAGGCCCACCCTTCCTAGTGGCTGAGCCATCCCCCTCGTGTCTCTCTCCATCTGCGTCTCCTGTTTCCCCACGTGCCCTCCCCCAACCTCTGGCCCTGCAGGTGGGTTGGCTACCAGTACCCCGGCTACCGCGGGCTGCAgtacctgctggagaagggcgaTTACAAGGACAGCGGTGACTTTGGGGCCCCCCAGCCCCAGGTGCAGTCCGTGCGCCGCATCCGGGACATGCAGTGGCACCAGCGGGGCGCCTTCCACCCCTCCAGCTAGTGCCCCTCCCTTGCCTCCTTCCCAGGGGCTGGCCTCTGCCCAGCATCccaccagacatcctggagagtgAATAAAGTGTGACTTGCAACTTACCTGAGGCAGCGTCTTTTTATCGCCTGTGGAAGCCAGGGTGCTGcctgcgtgcatgcgtgtgtgtgtaaggCAGACACAGAACGACAAGAGAGCCAGAAAGtgatggggtgagggtggggcagCCTCACCGAGACTTCTCAGCTCTGCTTAGCTCTGTGACCTGGGGCACACTgtccagcctctctgagcctctgcttctTCACCTGACTTACGGCCCCCTTTGCCCCCCCAGTGACTGGCTTGGCTGACCTCTGAGTCGTCCTTGTGTGGTTGCCAAGCACAGTCATTCAGGGCACGTGATAGTTGCTCCGGACCCTAAAAAGGTACCCACTGCCTGCTGTTCCCACAGAGTTGCCTTATCACCTTGAAACTGGGAGTTTATTTAAATCTGCCCAGAGGAGCCCCAAACCCTGTAATGCCCACCCCCATCCCGGAGAGAGGTCATGGAGACccgtctctgtgtgtgtgtgttctgtggtCCCTTTGTTCATGCCCTGGTTGGGGTGGTCACTTAGTGTAGCAGCTGAGGGCTGGGTTCCTGCATCTTATGAGTCTGGATTCACTTGGCTGTTCTGGAGCCCTGCCCAGTCATGGGACCTCAGAGCCTTCCTACTTGGAAAAACAGGGGGAAAATAGTGTCTCCCTAACAGGGTTATAGCAAGAATGACGAGATAATCCAGGCACCGTCTATATAAATGTTAAACACTGGTTGGTCTTCTGTAGTACAAATACCCGCTCCCAGAGAGcagcttctttttcctttgtctttgctGTCTTTTGATGTGTAGTTTTGAATTTTGATGTGATTTAACATCGGTCTGCACCTTTATGGTTTGTATCTGCCATGCCTGCCGTGTCTTCTTTAAGAAATTCTTGCCCCATTTGTCATGAATATATTCTCCAAAGTTTTTCCCTACAGGTTTTAAAGTTTTCCCATTTAAGCTCTCAGTTGTCctggagttgatttttgtgtatagtatgTGGCAGGGGCCTAATTGTTCATTTTTGATCTCTTTTTCCCCCGCTTTGGATCACTGTTGTCCTGGAGTAATTTATTGAGAAGTGCATTTTCCCCTCACTGTGGCACAAAGCTGCCTCTCTGTTCCGTAGTAAATCGTCACATATACAGGGGGTATGTTTATGGGCTCTTTTTTCCTGTTCCTATTCTGTTTGTGCATCTCTGTTCTTACGGTGTTATGTTAATAGCCATTGCTGTGTAATAAATCTTGCAGTgtgcatgtgcatatgtgtgcgtgcgtgctcagttctGTCCTACCCTTTGCCCTAAATCATCCTTCTTCTTCAAGGACATTTTAGATAAGCCTGCCCCTTTATATCTCCATATAAAATCATTTCctcaaatctagaaaaatgggaaACCCTATTGAATGAGCTAAAGAGATTAATTACCATGAAGGTGGGAACTCATAAATGTTGCCGGCTTCGATTTGTTCATTCGGTCTTCACCCAACAGTCACCGAGTACCTGTTTTGTTCCCGGAATGGGCAGAGTAGGGGCTACAAAGGCAGGCGGGCACAGCCCCTGCCGCAGACAGGTTCCTCTCCCGGGGGATGGAAGtagctgctggtggtggtggttatggTGTGAATCATGGTGGTGATTATGAGTTGAATTGTTTTCCTCCCTcaaagttcatatgttgaagccttaacccCTGATACCTCAGAATgcgactttatttggaaatagggtcttagccactgggccaccaggcaagtccctatctctccctctcttttatctctcttgggacctgtatttatttttgctggtgcctctgcttctttctccatctttgtcttttaactctgtttttttccttttttccctttatctcTATCTCCCCATTCTATCCCTGTCTTTCCCTTcaccctcctccccctcttcGTCCGTCTGTCACAGGGGGGCTGTGCgctgtcccccaccctccccctccttccGCGTGGACCTCTCCCTTTATCCTCTCAGAGCCCACGCGGCTTCTCCTTTCCGGCCTCCAGGCGACACTTCCCCTTTCAGCCACAAGGTGGCAACAGAGCATCGTCCTCagagctgccccccaccccaccccaccccgagcTCTGATTGGAAACAGTGTGCAGGGCAGCTACAGGTTGTTACAGGTCAGGTGGGTGGTTCCTGTTTTACAGAGGAGTAACTGAGTGTCGCAGCGGAgggaatgacttgcccaaggccactcttaaaagcaagagaaagtgaaaaagctggtgtCGGAACCCAGGACTCTGGCTGCCTTTGAACCTCCATGCTCCGAACCCCTCACCAGCCATTCTGAGGGACCCTTTTCTGACTGCCCGTGGTCACTGTGCAGCCCTGCAGCCATTCCTGTCTCTCTCTGGTGTTGGGCTGGTGGGAGGTCGGGGGTGCCCATGGAAGCTTCCAGTCCTGGAGATGCTAAGGGGAGGAGCGCCCTGACTcctgctttaaaaataaggagCCTAAAATAGCCCTTCCCATGCCTCCTCTCACTGGGGCCTTTGATGCCAGCTGACGGGGCTGGGCGGCGTTTCACAGGGCTCCTCTGGACAGGCGGTGCCGGGAACCTGGGCTGGAGGTCAGGCCCACCTCAGAGCCGCAGCAATGTCCTCCTAAAAGCAAACGTTTGGTCCCGTAGGGAAGAGGGGAGTTGATGGGCTTCGGACTTGGGCATCAGGAAGCTTTGGCAGAGCTGCCCTGAGGAGATGCTAGAAACGAAACAGGTATGTGATGTCCCAGGGTTGGTCTCCTGAATTTCCATCACCCTTTGACCTCTTGAATTTCTGttaaatgcaacccactccagtgttcttgcctggagaatcccagggacgggggaacctggtggctgccgtctatggggtcgcacagagtcggacacgactgaagtgacttagcagcagcagcagcagcacccactaCTCACTAATTCCCGGATCCAAGCGCATCCTCTCCTGTTCACATAATCCCAACAGCCTCCTCACAGGTCCCTCTGCGTTCCTTCTGCCCGGTCAGCCCCATCTCTACACAGCAGAGGGAATCCACTCAAAAATGCAGCCCCAATTGTGACATTCTCCTGCTTAAACCTGCCATGGGCCCCTGTCGCCCTCCAGATAAAGACCCTAATCATGACTCACAAAAGCGCTGAGAGCTagtctggtgttttttttttttttaattaaaaaaattatttatttttggctgcgctgggttttGTTGCCCTGCGTGGGCTTTCTGTCCTTGTAGTGAGCAGGGATTACTGTTTGTTATGGTGTACGGGCTTCTtaccgcagtggcttctcttgttgaggagcccAGGCCCAAgaggtgggcttcagtagctgtggctcacacgcttaattgctccatggcctgtgggatcttcccaggccagggatcgaacccatgtcccctgctttggcaggcagattcttattctcTGTGCTGCTGGGAAAGTCCCTCATCTGTCTAACGAAGGCCTAAGCACGGTGTGGTTTTACCTTTCTTTTATTCCTTACTTCATTTCATTCCATCTTAGACTGAAGTCTCCCCTAAGAGCAGGGAGGAGGTCGGATTTGCATTCTATATTCAAGAGCCCGCACACAGTTGAGGCTTGATAAATATTGAATGcatgaaggaaggaggaaggaatgaATGGGTGGCCCAGCCCAGAGATCAGGTGTGGCCAAGAAGACAACCTCCTTAAAACTGGTCATGTCCAGGTGAAGACTGGCAGTCTGGGAAGGTCAAGCAGCGGGGTGCAAAGCTCGTCTtgctccctgagctgggaaggatccctccttcccctcctccttgaAGTGGTGACCATCCCCCACGAGTCCttccagagcacagactccagaACCCATCAGAGGGTGAGATCGAGCCCTGCCTCTTCACAGCTCTGTGGCCTTAATGTTCTTATCTGAAAACAGAGTGCATGTGACTTGTTCAGCGACAGGTCCTCCGAAGCGAAGAGTTCAGATTCAGAGCCCAGTGTCTAGCTGCTCAGGAACAAAGGTGTTTGTCTCTTTTAAACTTCCGGTTCTAGAGCAGCAGTCCctaacctttctggcaccagggactggtttcatggaataCAGTTTTCCATTGACTGGGCgggggggtggtttcaggatgattgaagtgcattacatttatcgtTCTTTATTTGTGTTATGGTTACAGCAGCTCCCCCTCAGATCATCAGGGACCCTGGAGACTGGGGACCCGCCCTCTAGAGAGgataaaaaaaatactcaacCATTGCCTTCAGTCTAGGGCAGGCCTCTGAACCTTAGCTCTCCTGATGTGGGTCCTGGGACCCACTGGggccttctcaggtggctctgTCGTaatgaatctgcttgccaatgcagaagatgcaggttcaatccctgggttgggaagatctcctggagtaggaaatggtacctcattctggtattcttgcctggaaaattccattgttAGAGGAGTGCGATGGGCCAGAGTCTGGGGgccacaaggagtcggacaagactgagcggctGAGCGTGGGCCCGTCCTGTGCGTTACAAGTTGTTTGCTGCGCTGCTGGCCTCTGTCCAGTAGACGTCAGTAACACCCTCGAGTTGTGACTCCAAACAGCCAACCATCTCCTGGGGTGCAGACCCCCACGCTGAGAACTAGGGATCCTTATCCTGGGGCATGggcaagtttatttttaaagaggacAGTGGGTGAGGTCATAGAGGATGGGATTTCAGGCCAGGGTGCAGACAGGGAGGGCAGCAGTTAGGATAAACTATGCACAGTAGGGAGCCGGCAGTGGCTCCCaccccagtgctcttgcctggaaaaccccacggacagaggagcctggtgggctgcagtccagggggtcgcacagggtcagacacgactgagcgacttagcagcagcaggagcatgcACAGTAGGTGTTTTCTCCTTGCCGTGTATGAGATAAATTCAGATAAACTGTCAGAGCTgcaagtggggggtgggggcagcaagTCTGCCAcgtcacagatgggaaaactgaggtctgGAGGCAGGGGCTTTGTTACTGGCAAGCAGAAAGCCTTGGGTGTCTAAAATACGTACGCAAAAATGTCTTGGCATTTCATATGTACATAGATATATATCTGACATATATTGTACATAGCAACTCTATTAAAAACAGATATGGAGTCataaacaggaaaagaattttagagttttattttttaatgtgtaccGTGTGTGGGCACCTGTGTCcgcgtgcacacgcacacacacctcaACCTTCTTGCATCTTTCTGGTGATTCTGGGAAGAAGCAGTGGAAGGAATCTGGGGTGTGTTTGCTGCCTACCGTCTTTTGGTCTTGAAGCCTTGCGGGGAGGAGAGTAGAGAGGGCAAGAGGTACAGATGAAACAGAGGGAGATCTGAGGCCTAAATGAGAGGACAGGGCCATTGCGTCCTTTTGTTTTATCCAAACAAAAGGTGACTGTGATCTGGTTTTGAATGAAAAGGGCTGAAGTTTACCTTCGATTTTACAAGTGAGTTGTGAAGAGACTCTCAACCATGacaagaggggaggagggagttgACCGTCTTCCAAGGTTTTGGAGGCAGCCCTTCAGACTTCCCCTA of Bos indicus isolate NIAB-ARS_2022 breed Sahiwal x Tharparkar chromosome 17, NIAB-ARS_B.indTharparkar_mat_pri_1.0, whole genome shotgun sequence contains these proteins:
- the CRYBB2 gene encoding beta-crystallin B2 isoform X2, which codes for MRGPDEASGIIIFEQENFQGHSHELNGPCPNLKETGVEKAGSVLVQAGPWVGYEQANCKGEQFVFEKGEYPRWDSWTSSRRTDSLSSLRPIKVDSQEHKITLYENPNFTGKKMEVIDDDVPSFHAHGYQEKVSSVRVQSGTWVGYQYPGYRGLQYLLEKGDYKDSGDFGAPQPQVQSVRRIRDMQWHQRGAFHPSS
- the CRYBB2 gene encoding beta-crystallin B2 isoform X1, producing the protein MASDHQTQAGKPQPLNPKIIIFEQENFQGHSHELNGPCPNLKETGVEKAGSVLVQAGPWVGYEQANCKGEQFVFEKGEYPRWDSWTSSRRTDSLSSLRPIKVDSQEHKITLYENPNFTGKKMEVIDDDVPSFHAHGYQEKVSSVRVQSGTWVGYQYPGYRGLQYLLEKGDYKDSGDFGAPQPQVQSVRRIRDMQWHQRGAFHPSS